Proteins from a genomic interval of Fundulus heteroclitus isolate FHET01 chromosome 21, MU-UCD_Fhet_4.1, whole genome shotgun sequence:
- the pign gene encoding GPI ethanolamine phosphate transferase 1, translated as MRMITFFMIGLTVHVVFFLSIFDIYFTSPLVHGMTPQSTPLAPPASRLVLVVADGLRADSLFTPLPNGSSRTPFLRTIIEETGTWGVSHTRVPTESRPGHVALIAGFYEDVSAVAKGWKENPVEFDSVFNESRNTWCWGSPDILPMFAKGATGDHVYTHTYPAEEEDFASTDASRLDSWVFTQVKSFFQAAKSNSTLRATLLEDKNIFFLHLLGIDTNGHAHRPMSQEYLDNIALVDTGVAEAVSLIEDFFGHDGRTAYVFTSDHGMTNWGSHGAGHPSETLTPLVAWGAGVNKAQRVTESQPYEDGFLKDWNLEHILRADVNQADIAPLMASLLGLPIPVNSVGVIPLLYLNNSDQFKAESMYTNAIQVLEQFKVKMTQKKETTLPFLFTPYQLLTESKQAEFTRKARILIQLEKYNDAVSLCQSLIALSLEGLVYYHTYDRFFLGCSVVLGFIGWTSYVILVILRTHASLVRHPNLAKQNPTQNLAWFCAAVAVAITLFLLIQRSPITYYIYCLLPVPVWYSVLKESGALSDLIRSAPSLPLWKCLGYFVLVAFGIELLVVSFFHRAMLTVGLAFLSLWPLLSGLFGKAKLRSVSWFLGCQCLAAFPLMPVVGREPNLHLVTGAGLLTLFTTACYLWSSWRRTPLHPSDRRQFFSQMILVAACSYVPSLTHASLQQKQGLPLLNQLISWSTLASSIFVPLLSSTRLFHRLLSILLSLTSTYLLLSTGSEALFPPVLSWLMFVWINIEQEALLAQGVSRRQELSTLDFSANVDITKIRQLKLDDIRRSYFFVFFIITAFFGTGNIASINSFDPASVYCFLTVFNPFIMGGLMMWKVIIPFIIVMCTFETIQVATQLSSRSLFLIVLVISDVMALHFFFLVKDYGSWLDIGTSISHYVIVMSMTIFLMLLSVVTHVLTSKRLALWNRSKMHFP; from the exons ATGAGAATGATCACATTTTTCATGATAGGACTGACAGTCCATGTAGTATTCTTCCTGTCCATCTTTGACATCTACTTCACATCCCCTTTGGTCCACGGCATGACGCCCCAGTCCACGCCGCTGGCACCCCCCGCCTCCAGGCTGGTCTTAGTTGTGGCAGATGGCCTCAGAGCTGACAGTCTCTTCACCCCGCTTCCCAACGGCTCATCTAGGACTCCATTCCTAAG GACCATAATAGAGGAGACTGGTACCTGGGGCGTCTCTCACACACGCGTGCCTACTGAGTCTCGGCCTGGTCATGTTGCTCTGATCGCAGGCTTCTACGAGGATGTCAGCGCAGTTGCTAAGG GTTGGAAGGAGAATCCAGTAGAGTTTGATTCAGTGTTTAATGAGAGCAGAAACACGTGGTGCTGGGGGAGTCCAGACATCCTCCCAATGTTTGCCAAAG GTGCTACTGGTGACCACGTTTATACCCACACATAcccagcagaggaagaggactTTGCTTCCACAGATGCTTCCAGGCTGGACAGCTGGGTTTTCACCCAAGTCAAA TCCTTCTTTCAAGCTGCAAAGTCTAACTCCACTCTGAGGGCCACTCTGCTCGAGGACAAGAATATCTTCTTTCTGCATCTGCTCGGCATTGACACCAACGGACATGCTCACAGACCAATGTCTCA GGAATATCTGGACAACATCGCCCTGGTGGACACTGGTGTAGCCGAGGCTGTGTCTCTGATAGAGGACTTTTTTGGCCATGATGGGAGAACTGCCTATGTGTTTACCTCCGATCACGGCATGACAAACTGGG GGTCCCACGGCGCAGGCCATCCTTCTGAAACACTCACACCTTTAGTGGCGTGGGGAGCGGGAGTGAACAAGGCCCAGAGGGTCACAGAATCCCAGCCATATGAGGATGGATTCTTAAAAG ACTGGAACTTGGAGCATATTCTTAGAGCTGATGTAAATCAG GCTGATATTGCTCCACTCATGGCTTCTCTGCTCGGCTTGCCCATCCCAGTCAACTCTGTT GGTGTGATACCTCTCCTCTACCTCAACAACAGCGACCAGTTCAAGGCTGAAAGCATGTACACTAATGCTATTCAAGTACTGGAGCAGTTCAAG GTGAAAATGACCCAGAAAAAGGAGACGACGCTACCTTTTCTCTTCACTCCGTACCA actCCTGACTGAGTCGAAGCAAGCAGAATTCACGCGCAAGGCCCGGATACTGATTCAGTTAGAGAAGTACAACGATGCT GTCTCTCTGTGCCAGTCTCTGATAGCCCTCTCTCTAGAGGGCCTGGTCTACTACCACACCTACGACCGGTTCTTCCTGGGTTGCAGTGTGGTGTTGGGATTTATAGGCTGGACCTCGTATGTCATCCTGGTTATACTCAGGACTCACGCCAGCCTCGTTCGTCATCCTAACCTCGCCAAACAG aaTCCCACTCAGAATTTGGCCTGGTTTTGTGCTGCCGTGGCAGTGGCGATCACTCTGTTCCTGCTCATCCAAAGAAGTCCCATTACTTACTACATATACTGCCTGCTGCCTGTTCCTGTATGGTACTCCGTTTTAAAAGA GTCTGGAGCTCTGTCAGATCTGATCCGATCAGCTCCCTCTCTGCCTCTCTGGAAATGTTTGGGCTATTTCGTGCTGGTGGCGTTTGGGATCGAGCTGCTC GTGGTGAGCTTCTTTCATCGCGCCATGCTGACCGTAGGCCTGGCTTTCCTTTCGCTGTGGCCCCTCCTGTCGGGACTTTTTGGCAAGGCCAAG CTCCGCTCAGTGAGCTGGTTTCTTGGCTGCCAGTGCTTGGCTGCTTTCCCGCTGATGCCGGTTGTGGGTAGAGAGCCTAACCTACATCTGGT TACCGGCGCAGGCCTGCTCACCCTCTTCACCACGGCGTGTTACCTCTGGTCATCATGGCGGAGGACACCGCTGCACCCGAGCGACAGACGGCAATTTTTCAGTCAG ATGATTCTTGTGGCCGCGTGTTCGTACGTGCCGTCGCTCACCCATGCCAGCCTGCAGCAGAAGCAAGGCCTGCCCCTTCTTAATCAGCTCATCAGCTGGAGCACGTTAG CATCGTCTATATTTGTTCCTCTTCTGAGCTCAACGCGCCTTTTCCATCGCCTCCTCAGCATACTTTTGTCTCTCACGTCCACATACCTACTGCTCAGTACTGG GTCAGAGGCCTTGTTTCCTCCCGTGCTATCCTGGCTGATGTTTGTGTGGATCAACATTGAACAGGAGGCCTTACTCGCTCAGGGTGTCTCCAGAAGGCAAGAG ctGTCCACACTTGATTTCTCAGCCAACGTTGACATCACCAAAATCCGACAGCTAAAGTTGGACGACATCAGAAGATcgtattttttt GTATTTTTTATAATAACAGCTTTCTTTGGCACAGGGAACATAGCCTCCATTAACAG TTTTGACCCAGCCTCTGTTTATTGTTTCCTCACCGTCTTTAATCCGTTTATCATGGGAGGGCTCATGATGTGGAAG GTTATTATTCCCTTTATCATTGTGATGTGTACGTTTGAGACCATCCAAGTTGCAACACAGCTCTCCTCAAGAAG TTTGTTCCTCATTGTCCTGGTTATCTCTGACGTCATGGCACTG CATTTCTTCTTCCTGGTGAAAGACTATGGAAGCTGGTTGGACATTGGCACAAG CATTAGCCACTACGTAATCGTGATGTCGATGACCATCTTCCTGATGCTGCTCAGTGTGGTCACACACGTCCTCACCTCGAAAAGACTCGCCCTGTGGAACAGATCTAAGATGCACTTCCCCTAG